A region from the Thermoplasmatales archaeon genome encodes:
- the alaS_1 gene encoding Alanine--tRNA ligase, whose protein sequence is MANSINPLELDFFRSNSMVRKKCRSCSSFFWTSDMKRETCGDPPCDQYGFIGHPPTSRRYNLDDMRKEFLGFFSDTHSILSPYPVVPRWRDDVLLVNASIYDFQPHVTSGVVAPPGNPIAMSQPCIRMNDIDQVGVTGRHLTSFEMLCHDAFNREGKEIYWKEETVRYCNSFLTGALGINQNLITYKEKPWSGGGNAGNALEVFVLGLEVATLVFMDMSEDENGEFEVEGKKYSPMSQRIVDTGYGLERLVWLSNGTPTVYDAIFPGILSSIVRSAGIKRPDDSMIARIVTGLATDESAEPRTVIRRMVEGHSANNRDVAEETMKEMEKLMAAFILSDHSRTLLFMFSDYVIPSNVKVGYLARLLIRRSLRFIGDLSLDLSLTQLMEMQVKNLGDLKLNYPSEFISEVIAEEEQKYKSALSKGEAVLRRIIEKDGKIAEENLLEMYDSYGIYPEFASHLYREVTGRELKVPHNFQTLIVSLHDTKKRKEETREHFPEIFTRPLYYDDVSMREFTASVLHSGKNYVILDQTAFYPEGGGQPYDLGFLVYGGKNIPVVRVEKHGRAIVHYIDGKIPEKSRVRGVIDYDRRWQLMVHHSATHLLLGVMRRIIGDHVWQSGVQKEVTESRIDITNYRKIDRDMILKIEKECHRIITESRKITVKNIEWNHAIEKYGFRLFQGGVPLSDKLRVVEIDGIDAEGCGGTHLSLTSQIGVLKIKSVENIQEGIQRITFVAGPAAVNLFNSVYNEAGDIRAAIGKPGGSLVENVSSLVQENLEMRKKHEKSLKQSVKALIDSGIAIEDAKFRIVLIKGSIEKEAEKDLSRAAYGINADAVVVALRIENTNRYMIYSRGRISAIKLGEMLGLKGDTLQGNERYSNAESGILVDEKLIREIFHRLG, encoded by the coding sequence ATGGCTAATTCAATTAATCCCCTTGAACTCGATTTCTTCAGATCTAATTCAATGGTAAGAAAAAAATGCAGGTCTTGTTCCTCTTTTTTCTGGACTTCAGACATGAAAAGAGAGACCTGTGGTGACCCCCCGTGCGACCAGTATGGCTTCATAGGGCATCCGCCCACTTCAAGGAGGTACAACCTGGACGATATGAGAAAGGAGTTCCTTGGATTTTTCAGCGATACGCACAGCATCCTTTCTCCCTATCCGGTCGTGCCAAGATGGAGGGATGATGTTCTTCTGGTAAACGCTTCCATTTACGACTTTCAGCCGCACGTAACATCTGGTGTGGTAGCGCCACCGGGCAACCCAATAGCGATGTCCCAGCCGTGCATAAGAATGAATGATATTGACCAGGTCGGAGTTACAGGCAGGCATCTTACGAGCTTCGAGATGCTATGCCACGACGCCTTCAACAGGGAAGGAAAGGAGATATACTGGAAAGAGGAAACGGTCAGGTACTGCAACTCTTTCCTCACGGGGGCTCTGGGAATTAACCAGAATTTGATCACATATAAGGAAAAACCTTGGTCCGGAGGAGGAAATGCCGGAAATGCACTGGAGGTCTTTGTCCTTGGCCTTGAGGTGGCGACACTGGTTTTCATGGATATGTCAGAAGATGAAAATGGCGAATTTGAAGTGGAAGGGAAGAAATATTCGCCTATGAGCCAGAGGATCGTGGATACAGGTTACGGACTCGAAAGGCTGGTCTGGCTATCTAACGGCACCCCGACAGTTTACGATGCCATTTTCCCCGGCATACTTTCCTCAATCGTCAGGAGTGCCGGCATAAAGAGGCCTGATGACAGCATGATTGCCAGGATAGTGACCGGACTCGCCACAGATGAATCTGCAGAACCGCGCACTGTAATAAGAAGGATGGTTGAGGGGCACTCTGCAAATAATAGGGATGTTGCAGAGGAGACCATGAAGGAGATGGAGAAGCTCATGGCTGCCTTTATCCTCTCAGACCATAGCAGGACTCTCCTCTTCATGTTCAGTGATTATGTTATACCCTCAAACGTTAAGGTAGGCTACCTTGCCAGGCTTCTTATCCGCAGGTCCCTGAGATTCATAGGCGACCTGAGCCTGGATCTCTCCCTGACACAGCTGATGGAGATGCAGGTGAAAAACCTCGGAGACCTGAAGCTGAATTATCCATCGGAATTCATAAGCGAGGTAATCGCAGAGGAGGAGCAAAAGTACAAGTCGGCGCTCAGCAAGGGTGAAGCGGTTCTGAGAAGAATCATAGAGAAGGATGGGAAGATTGCTGAAGAGAACCTTCTCGAGATGTATGATTCTTACGGAATTTACCCTGAATTTGCATCGCATTTATACAGAGAAGTTACCGGCAGGGAACTGAAAGTTCCTCATAATTTTCAGACCCTGATAGTTTCTCTCCATGATACAAAGAAGAGAAAAGAAGAGACCAGGGAGCATTTTCCAGAGATTTTTACCAGGCCGCTCTACTATGACGATGTCAGCATGAGAGAATTCACAGCGTCCGTTCTCCACTCCGGAAAGAATTATGTTATTCTCGACCAAACTGCTTTCTATCCTGAAGGCGGTGGCCAACCGTACGATCTTGGATTCCTCGTCTACGGAGGGAAGAACATTCCCGTGGTAAGGGTCGAGAAGCACGGCAGGGCTATCGTTCATTACATAGATGGAAAAATTCCTGAAAAGTCCCGGGTAAGGGGCGTGATAGACTATGACAGGAGATGGCAGTTAATGGTGCACCATTCTGCAACACACCTCTTGCTGGGTGTGATGCGCAGGATTATAGGAGACCACGTCTGGCAGTCAGGAGTCCAGAAAGAGGTTACAGAATCAAGGATAGATATCACAAATTACAGGAAAATAGACAGAGACATGATCCTGAAAATAGAAAAGGAGTGCCACAGGATAATAACTGAGAGCAGAAAGATTACCGTGAAGAACATAGAGTGGAATCACGCAATAGAAAAATACGGTTTCAGGCTCTTCCAGGGCGGTGTTCCATTATCGGATAAGCTCAGGGTAGTAGAAATTGATGGGATCGATGCCGAGGGATGCGGGGGGACACATCTTTCACTGACTTCACAGATCGGAGTCCTGAAAATAAAGAGCGTGGAGAATATCCAGGAGGGTATACAGAGAATAACATTTGTGGCAGGACCCGCCGCAGTTAATCTTTTCAACTCTGTTTACAACGAGGCAGGAGATATAAGGGCTGCCATAGGAAAGCCCGGAGGCAGCCTGGTTGAAAACGTCAGTTCGCTAGTTCAGGAAAACCTGGAAATGAGGAAAAAACATGAGAAGAGCCTAAAACAGTCTGTTAAGGCACTGATAGATTCCGGAATTGCAATAGAGGATGCAAAATTCAGAATCGTGCTGATTAAGGGATCGATTGAGAAGGAGGCGGAAAAGGATCTCTCCAGGGCAGCCTATGGAATTAATGCAGATGCCGTTGTTGTTGCATTGAGAATTGAAAATACAAACAGATACATGATATATTCCCGCGGCAGGATTAGTGCCATCAAATTAGGAGAAATGCTTGGCCTGAAAGGAGATACACTTCAAGGAAACGAAAGATACAGCAATGCCGAATCTGGAATTCTGGTAGATGAAAAGTTAATAAGAGAGATTTTCCATAGATTGGGTTAG
- a CDS encoding transcription factor gives MECEMCGKKTTKTTKIRVDGAILNVCDDCARFGKPVDAVRSYNSTPTNHDTTVQPVTMPEKARPFSPPLRAKPVYRKPKEDLESIDIDPDYAIIIKEAREKLSWTQEELAKKLQERKNVLSSIERGELMPDIRIARKMEKLLDVKLVQKA, from the coding sequence ATGGAATGTGAGATGTGCGGGAAGAAGACTACAAAAACAACGAAGATAAGGGTGGATGGAGCCATCCTCAATGTTTGCGACGACTGTGCCAGATTCGGGAAGCCAGTCGATGCAGTAAGAAGCTACAATTCCACACCCACGAATCACGACACCACGGTTCAACCTGTAACTATGCCGGAGAAGGCAAGACCTTTTAGCCCTCCACTCAGAGCAAAGCCGGTATACCGGAAGCCAAAGGAGGATCTGGAATCCATAGATATAGACCCGGATTATGCCATCATAATCAAGGAGGCAAGAGAAAAACTTTCATGGACGCAGGAAGAACTTGCGAAGAAACTCCAGGAAAGGAAGAACGTGCTATCAAGCATTGAAAGAGGAGAACTTATGCCTGATATCAGGATTGCACGGAAAATGGAGAAATTGCTGGATGTCAAATTGGTTCAGAAAGCGTAA
- the mjaIIM gene encoding Modification methylase MjaII: MSDKGKRASHIVPEEKAMLSEGSISLLKEKLPLIIEQRDVQIIRDIARDLLTILPEAGSNQADARKPVKPISLEIVTGEINQIAESRTPERAIYYANRLYNSLSSTGSGRMNDIDLSRWKEYDEVITDSLWIEEHRDRVSGHSAWYWGNFIPLIPRQMMMRYTRKGDWVLDPFMGSGTTLIECRRMGRNGIGIDLNAETVNRSARIIEDSENTENVSTRSYIGNALSIDYSQIMMENGIGSFKLVIMHPPYQDIIKFSDSPEDLSNIADTDDFVKRIGDIAGKMRVILQRGGHLVLVIGDKYSRGALTPLGFYCMNEIMQRGFTLKSMVVKNFDVTRGKRNSEQLWRYRALSGGFYVFKHEYVFIFTRG; the protein is encoded by the coding sequence ATGAGTGACAAGGGGAAGAGAGCTTCGCATATCGTTCCAGAAGAGAAGGCTATGCTCTCAGAGGGTAGTATTTCCTTGCTGAAAGAGAAACTTCCTCTTATCATTGAACAGCGAGATGTCCAAATTATAAGGGATATAGCGCGCGATCTCCTTACAATTCTGCCTGAGGCTGGATCCAACCAGGCTGATGCAAGAAAGCCCGTAAAGCCTATTTCGCTTGAGATTGTGACGGGGGAAATCAACCAGATTGCAGAATCACGGACACCGGAAAGAGCCATCTATTACGCAAACAGGCTGTACAATAGCCTAAGTTCAACCGGATCTGGCAGGATGAATGATATAGATCTTTCCCGGTGGAAGGAATATGATGAAGTCATAACGGACAGTCTCTGGATAGAGGAACACAGGGACAGGGTATCGGGCCATAGCGCCTGGTACTGGGGAAACTTTATACCACTGATTCCTCGGCAGATGATGATGCGCTACACCAGGAAAGGTGACTGGGTGCTCGACCCATTCATGGGAAGTGGCACGACCCTGATAGAGTGCCGGCGCATGGGCAGAAACGGTATCGGCATCGACCTGAATGCAGAAACTGTTAACAGAAGTGCCCGAATTATTGAAGATTCCGAGAATACGGAAAACGTTTCCACGAGGTCGTATATAGGTAATGCCCTTTCTATTGACTACTCACAGATAATGATGGAGAATGGAATAGGGAGTTTCAAACTTGTGATAATGCACCCACCGTACCAGGACATAATAAAGTTTTCAGATTCTCCGGAGGATCTGTCCAATATTGCGGATACCGATGACTTTGTGAAGAGAATAGGCGACATTGCCGGGAAAATGAGAGTAATCCTGCAGAGAGGAGGTCACCTTGTCCTTGTCATCGGGGACAAATACTCGCGTGGAGCTCTTACGCCGCTCGGCTTTTACTGCATGAATGAGATTATGCAAAGGGGGTTTACCCTCAAGAGCATGGTTGTGAAGAATTTTGATGTGACCCGGGGGAAAAGAAACAGCGAACAGTTGTGGAGATATCGTGCTCTTAGTGGGGGATTTTACGTATTCAAGCATGAATACGTGTTTATTTTTACCAGGGGGTAG
- a CDS encoding 3-hydroxybutyryl-CoA dehydrogenase — protein MGVRKVAVVGAGSMGSAIAELMAFNGREVILKDVNDELVEKGKSRIRKILSDLVAFEGSRPEKEISRIESLGLKLTDGQKETIRSKMKPRYDHGFIEETMKLVKGTDSYSEFSDVDLIIEAAFENMAVKKEIFSAISGNCGEDTIIASNTSSLSISAMAGNVLKPGRVVITHFFNPPYTLPLVEIVPALQTTENTVSTVLEFISSLRNHRTQMVPIKVKEVPGFLVNRMLVPMMNEAVFMLDEGVAKPDEIDHAMKAGAGLPMGPLELADMVGLDITYDVARILYEEYGDPKYRPSNLLKRMVSAGMLGRKTGKGFYEYR, from the coding sequence ATGGGCGTAAGGAAAGTTGCAGTAGTTGGTGCCGGAAGCATGGGGTCCGCCATAGCTGAACTTATGGCATTCAATGGCAGAGAAGTGATACTGAAAGACGTAAATGATGAACTTGTGGAGAAAGGAAAATCACGTATTCGGAAGATACTTAGCGATCTGGTTGCATTCGAGGGCTCAAGACCTGAGAAGGAAATCTCGAGAATTGAGTCACTTGGCCTCAAGCTTACGGATGGGCAGAAGGAAACCATAAGGAGTAAAATGAAACCCAGGTACGACCATGGCTTTATTGAAGAGACCATGAAGCTGGTTAAGGGAACCGATTCCTATTCTGAATTCAGCGATGTCGATCTGATAATAGAAGCGGCTTTTGAGAATATGGCTGTGAAGAAGGAGATTTTCTCTGCCATTTCAGGAAATTGTGGAGAAGACACAATAATCGCGTCTAACACATCTTCCCTCAGCATCAGTGCAATGGCCGGCAATGTGCTGAAACCAGGGAGGGTGGTGATAACACACTTCTTCAATCCACCTTACACTTTGCCTCTTGTTGAGATAGTCCCGGCCCTGCAGACAACTGAAAACACAGTGAGCACTGTACTGGAATTTATATCATCCCTGCGGAACCACAGGACGCAGATGGTTCCAATAAAAGTCAAGGAGGTGCCCGGATTCCTTGTCAACAGAATGCTTGTCCCCATGATGAACGAGGCCGTGTTTATGCTTGATGAAGGTGTCGCAAAGCCTGATGAGATAGATCATGCAATGAAGGCGGGGGCTGGTCTGCCAATGGGGCCGCTCGAACTGGCAGATATGGTCGGGCTTGACATCACTTATGATGTTGCACGTATTCTGTACGAGGAGTATGGTGATCCTAAATACAGGCCATCAAATCTTTTAAAGAGAATGGTTTCGGCAGGAATGCTCGGGAGAAAAACCGGAAAGGGTTTTTATGAATACAGGTAG
- the flpA_1 gene encoding Fibrillarin-like rRNA/tRNA 2'-O-methyltransferase, protein MSTFDSRRIYIEGKKLYTQSETNRSVYGEITTKISGNYYRYWNPKRSKLSAAFIKGLRYFPFTETSNVLYLGASTGTTVSHLSDICVLGKIYAVELSYEPFMKLVSLAENRTNVYPILEDANMVERYSFFVEKADIIYQDISQRNQVQIFNENAEVFHEARKAMLVVKIRAISSRQNEDEILNKAISEIKDFRVVQKVNLVPYDKANYMLYLERK, encoded by the coding sequence TTGTCTACGTTTGATTCCAGGAGGATTTACATTGAGGGAAAGAAGCTATACACGCAGTCTGAAACAAACAGAAGCGTGTATGGTGAGATAACTACGAAAATATCCGGCAACTACTACCGCTACTGGAATCCAAAGAGGAGCAAGCTTTCCGCGGCTTTCATAAAGGGGTTGAGGTATTTCCCGTTCACCGAGACCAGCAATGTGCTCTATCTCGGTGCATCCACAGGAACGACTGTCAGCCATCTTTCCGACATCTGTGTCCTTGGAAAAATCTATGCCGTGGAGCTCTCGTATGAGCCTTTCATGAAACTTGTGTCACTCGCAGAGAACAGAACGAATGTCTACCCAATCCTTGAGGACGCGAACATGGTTGAACGTTATTCATTCTTTGTTGAGAAGGCGGACATAATATACCAAGACATTTCCCAGAGAAACCAGGTGCAGATTTTCAACGAGAATGCAGAGGTATTCCACGAGGCACGAAAAGCGATGCTTGTTGTAAAAATCAGGGCCATATCCTCAAGACAGAATGAAGACGAGATCCTCAATAAGGCAATATCTGAAATAAAGGATTTCAGGGTGGTGCAGAAGGTGAACCTCGTTCCATACGACAAGGCAAATTATATGCTCTACCTGGAAAGAAAATAA
- a CDS encoding hypothetical protein (putative conserved protein) — MYQNRKVVIAGATGSIGSRLCKELKDSGYEVIVFSRNPESARAKVPYASKYVKFDYNAHGDWVRELDGCLGVINLSGAPVFKRWTAKYVREIIDSRVRSTKAIVDGMQEARTKPQFLINASAEGYYGYETSDDSMVTESTAPGNDFWGKLVVDWETEAKKAEQLKVRVVMIRTSVVLSEGEGALGQLESVFRKNIGGYVRPGTQWFPWIHISDEISLIKFAIEHKNVSGPMNASSPNIPTMKQFALELGRVMHKRGNLAIPSFLIRIVIGKGSSVISKGRKVYPKATLDSGFRFKFTDLEAALKDLLTK; from the coding sequence ATGTATCAGAACAGGAAAGTTGTTATCGCTGGTGCAACCGGTTCGATTGGAAGCAGGCTATGCAAGGAACTGAAAGATTCCGGCTATGAAGTGATAGTTTTTTCACGTAACCCGGAAAGTGCCCGGGCAAAAGTTCCATACGCTTCAAAGTACGTTAAATTTGATTACAATGCGCATGGAGACTGGGTACGGGAACTTGACGGTTGTCTTGGAGTGATTAACCTCTCAGGAGCACCTGTATTCAAGAGGTGGACTGCAAAATATGTCAGGGAGATCATTGATAGCAGGGTCAGGTCAACGAAAGCCATAGTGGATGGAATGCAGGAGGCCAGAACAAAACCTCAGTTTCTCATCAACGCGTCCGCCGAAGGTTACTATGGTTATGAAACATCTGACGATTCAATGGTAACTGAGTCCACCGCACCAGGAAACGATTTCTGGGGAAAGCTGGTTGTGGACTGGGAAACGGAGGCAAAAAAGGCTGAGCAGTTGAAAGTCCGGGTGGTAATGATAAGAACGAGTGTCGTTCTTTCGGAAGGAGAGGGTGCGCTCGGACAGCTGGAATCCGTGTTCAGAAAGAACATCGGCGGGTACGTTCGGCCTGGAACGCAGTGGTTTCCCTGGATCCATATATCCGATGAAATATCACTTATAAAATTTGCAATTGAACACAAGAATGTTTCTGGCCCAATGAATGCTTCGTCGCCAAATATACCGACCATGAAGCAGTTTGCATTGGAACTTGGTAGAGTGATGCACAAACGCGGCAACCTTGCAATTCCCTCCTTTCTTATCAGGATCGTGATAGGGAAGGGTTCTTCAGTCATTTCAAAGGGAAGGAAAGTATATCCGAAAGCTACGCTTGACAGCGGTTTCAGGTTCAAGTTCACGGATCTGGAAGCTGCACTGAAGGACCTGCTCACAAAGTGA
- a CDS encoding Adenosylcobinamide amidohydrolase, translating into MSDSGYAIERHTDFYFIYFRSPMRRFSSAPFNGGTGTSGGYLNWHVDIDYDGDPALDVPIFLAKNGIDSKTVTVTLTACLLEDFILVEDRVNEYYVTVCMTAGAGNALSIGSAGRDGHGTVNIGVFTDYPAGDPAAINLVQTVVEAKAQAFNDMGIRDRDTGKLSPGTSTDTVSVFVDSRHTDELYGGRLTEIGKKISTIVYENMEMAIKKCKEAL; encoded by the coding sequence ATGAGCGATAGTGGCTATGCAATAGAAAGGCACACTGATTTTTATTTCATCTATTTTCGCAGTCCCATGAGAAGGTTCAGTTCTGCCCCGTTCAATGGCGGCACTGGCACCTCGGGAGGCTACCTTAACTGGCATGTTGACATTGATTATGATGGCGATCCTGCGTTGGATGTGCCTATTTTCCTGGCAAAGAACGGGATAGATTCTAAAACAGTTACTGTAACACTTACTGCCTGCCTGCTTGAGGATTTTATCCTCGTGGAAGATCGCGTGAATGAATATTACGTTACAGTTTGTATGACAGCCGGTGCAGGAAATGCCTTGAGCATAGGCAGTGCGGGTAGGGACGGTCATGGTACTGTCAACATAGGCGTATTCACGGATTACCCGGCCGGGGACCCTGCAGCCATAAACCTGGTCCAGACAGTGGTTGAGGCAAAAGCACAGGCCTTCAACGACATGGGAATCAGGGACAGGGATACGGGAAAATTATCCCCGGGTACGTCTACAGACACGGTTTCAGTCTTTGTCGATAGCCGCCATACCGATGAGTTATATGGAGGAAGGCTGACTGAAATAGGTAAGAAAATTTCCACAATAGTGTATGAAAATATGGAAATGGCAATTAAAAAATGCAAGGAAGCACTTTAA
- a CDS encoding Zn-dependent protease, giving the protein MDEEYEKIKKIVSSLYEFSETRSRESSFYFRIPELSSYPEERFSQLIDKLSDQGYVAFTSGLLGEELFVIKKVSRHQGRRTIKVIMLVLTILSLWYTGYSYEAQYTGSMNVLKNLGTGLVLFVFPIMLIIGFREIARYWAFLRNRMKYESPMYVPDPLGIGTMGVINIPSHPFKTRRALLEVGSFPIIAGFIGSIALIIAGNFVLPSSTSFTPTVNSPINTVSLPLIYPLLLNSIYPVSAVPNIIAYSGWVALIVNSFNAIPAGFLDGGLISVGLFGKYSRYISYVSIIALVVLGITYPPWIILAVFVLILGLRGPEPLSNVYRPLPLSRVVAAIAIIVLFVGVVPFPFHVTENQIVTSVQDPNFLIVNGTATNATFSLYVRNTGISSIVPAFIVTPSIGYTLSAASDSPIGSGGSALYNLSLDTQSLNTTGYHNYTLRTYYGGASSDTKLTVLMVQKFTGLITLGTKSTNPISESVRHNETINVSITNNGDTNISISTFIFTEANNSYSYKIANVSYHANGSAIIMPPGILQASNTINIVITPIEVYGKLTVIAMDPEYYAAVEYISFT; this is encoded by the coding sequence ATGGATGAAGAATACGAGAAGATAAAGAAGATAGTATCTTCTCTCTACGAGTTTTCAGAGACAAGGAGCAGGGAGAGTTCATTCTATTTCAGGATACCGGAACTTTCATCATATCCGGAGGAGAGATTTTCACAACTCATTGACAAGCTGTCTGATCAGGGATATGTTGCCTTTACCTCCGGGCTGCTTGGCGAGGAACTTTTTGTGATAAAGAAGGTCTCGAGGCACCAGGGGCGGCGGACCATAAAAGTTATAATGCTCGTACTTACCATTTTAAGCCTCTGGTACACAGGTTATTCCTATGAGGCCCAGTATACCGGCTCTATGAACGTGCTGAAAAACCTCGGCACCGGACTTGTTCTTTTCGTTTTTCCCATAATGTTAATTATTGGTTTTAGGGAAATTGCGAGATACTGGGCATTCCTTAGGAACCGAATGAAATATGAATCACCAATGTATGTCCCCGACCCTCTCGGAATAGGAACTATGGGCGTTATCAATATCCCTTCACACCCTTTCAAGACAAGAAGGGCTTTGCTTGAAGTGGGCTCTTTTCCCATAATTGCAGGTTTCATTGGCTCAATAGCCCTGATAATTGCTGGAAATTTTGTGCTCCCATCATCCACATCCTTCACTCCCACGGTCAATTCTCCAATTAACACTGTCAGCCTTCCCTTAATTTATCCACTGTTGCTCAACTCAATATACCCGGTTTCAGCGGTGCCAAATATAATAGCCTACAGCGGCTGGGTTGCGCTGATCGTCAACTCGTTTAACGCAATTCCTGCTGGGTTTCTTGATGGCGGTCTTATATCTGTCGGCCTTTTTGGCAAATATTCGCGTTATATATCCTACGTCTCCATAATTGCACTTGTCGTACTGGGAATTACATACCCGCCATGGATAATACTTGCGGTATTTGTCCTCATACTCGGCTTGCGGGGGCCGGAACCTCTGAGTAACGTATATAGGCCGCTCCCCTTATCCCGGGTAGTCGCAGCCATTGCAATAATAGTGCTATTTGTAGGCGTAGTTCCGTTCCCATTCCACGTTACTGAGAACCAGATAGTTACTTCAGTACAAGATCCTAATTTCCTGATCGTTAACGGTACAGCGACTAATGCAACATTCTCGTTGTATGTTAGAAATACCGGAATTTCTTCAATTGTTCCTGCGTTCATCGTTACTCCGTCAATAGGTTACACTTTATCCGCGGCAAGTGATTCCCCGATCGGATCAGGCGGCAGTGCCCTGTACAATCTATCCCTGGATACGCAATCGCTGAACACGACCGGATACCATAATTACACCCTCAGGACGTATTATGGAGGAGCCAGCTCCGATACCAAACTCACCGTCCTGATGGTACAGAAATTTACCGGACTCATTACCTTGGGAACGAAATCCACAAATCCAATTTCCGAATCGGTGAGACATAATGAAACGATTAATGTTTCAATCACCAATAATGGAGATACGAATATCAGTATCAGTACTTTCATTTTCACTGAAGCAAATAATTCCTATAGTTACAAAATTGCAAACGTCTCTTATCATGCAAACGGTTCAGCTATAATCATGCCGCCCGGAATACTTCAGGCTTCTAATACCATAAACATCGTCATAACTCCAATAGAGGTCTATGGAAAGTTGACGGTGATAGCAATGGACCCGGAATATTATGCTGCGGTTGAGTACATATCTTTCACCTGA
- a CDS encoding isovaleryl CoA dehydrogenase, whose amino-acid sequence MKKTAFSSLSNIFGKNHYEIDLPLHEFARYFNQNFSCFSALGEYAGSDLYEIADYVDKHARPEHVVWDINGNRTDAVLLDPAERYALMHLVRDFGINRFPYEEGSWHKHFAGIYLISDPGIACVLTVTNQTAYALFKYGSKEQKRLIPALTGSVADEKYGATWFTEIQGGSDLGANTVRADNREGRWVLNGDTKYFASDAGLADYAIVSARFNSSTSGAKGLGLFLIPEFRKSGERNFEVRRLKDKSATASVPTGEVIFRDTEAETVGELSKGIYYIMENLMISRLSNAFGALGVARKAYLEAYYYSTLRSTFGKKLIDHPLVIRDLLDMEIYIEGTMILALKAVDEFQNSYTDTPPYTQGYHYARMLTHLAKNLTADMASYVTEMAMQLHGGIGFLREFPIERLHREALITPIWEGPSNIQAIDMLESMAKKGAHLTLIADLESMSLRIKHGKDMLDACLSSIKNTSNSLSKMDEANVQFFAKDTLNSIGHATAVVLLLDASDKLGSDRIFRVAELYYRRFVAKLDYKTGTLTTHGDLIGIGPSD is encoded by the coding sequence ATGAAAAAAACTGCATTCTCTAGCCTTTCGAATATATTTGGAAAAAATCATTATGAAATTGATCTCCCTCTCCATGAGTTTGCCAGGTATTTCAACCAGAATTTTTCATGTTTCAGTGCCCTCGGAGAATACGCAGGATCCGACCTTTATGAGATTGCAGACTACGTCGACAAGCATGCCAGACCTGAACATGTAGTGTGGGACATAAATGGCAACAGGACCGACGCTGTCTTGCTTGATCCTGCAGAGAGGTATGCTCTTATGCACCTGGTCCGTGATTTTGGGATAAACAGATTTCCATATGAGGAGGGGAGCTGGCACAAACACTTCGCAGGTATATATCTCATCTCAGATCCGGGCATTGCATGTGTTCTTACAGTCACAAACCAGACAGCTTACGCATTGTTTAAGTATGGCAGCAAGGAGCAGAAGCGCTTGATTCCGGCGCTGACCGGTTCGGTAGCGGATGAAAAATACGGAGCAACATGGTTCACTGAAATACAGGGAGGCAGTGATCTGGGGGCAAATACAGTAAGAGCAGATAACAGAGAGGGTAGATGGGTCCTGAATGGAGACACGAAATACTTTGCAAGCGATGCGGGGCTCGCGGATTACGCAATAGTGTCCGCTCGCTTCAATTCTTCCACCTCAGGTGCAAAGGGACTTGGTCTGTTCCTTATTCCCGAATTCAGAAAATCCGGAGAGAGAAATTTTGAGGTCCGCAGGCTGAAGGACAAGAGCGCGACTGCAAGCGTGCCTACGGGTGAGGTGATATTCAGGGACACTGAAGCAGAAACGGTAGGTGAGCTATCGAAGGGCATTTATTACATAATGGAGAATCTTATGATATCCAGGCTGTCAAACGCGTTTGGAGCACTAGGGGTCGCAAGAAAAGCCTATCTGGAAGCTTACTATTATTCAACGCTTAGAAGTACCTTTGGGAAGAAATTAATCGATCATCCCCTGGTCATACGGGATCTGCTGGACATGGAAATTTACATTGAGGGCACAATGATTCTGGCCCTCAAGGCAGTTGATGAGTTCCAGAATTCATACACCGATACCCCTCCGTACACTCAGGGGTACCATTACGCCAGGATGCTTACCCACCTTGCCAAGAACCTGACAGCAGATATGGCATCGTACGTTACGGAAATGGCGATGCAGTTGCATGGGGGCATTGGGTTCCTGAGAGAATTCCCAATCGAGAGACTTCACAGGGAAGCTTTGATAACTCCGATCTGGGAAGGGCCGAGCAATATCCAGGCCATAGATATGCTGGAGTCCATGGCCAAAAAAGGTGCCCACCTGACGCTGATAGCGGATCTTGAATCAATGTCATTAAGGATCAAACACGGCAAGGATATGCTTGACGCATGTCTTTCAAGCATAAAGAATACCTCGAACTCATTATCTAAAATGGATGAAGCGAATGTGCAGTTCTTTGCAAAGGACACCCTCAATTCAATTGGACATGCCACTGCTGTCGTTCTGCTCCTCGATGCATCTGATAAACTGGGCTCTGATCGCATCTTCAGGGTTGCAGAACTATATTACAGAAGATTTGTAGCCAAGCTGGATTATAAAACCGGAACGCTTACGACCCATGGTGACCTGATAGGCATTGGACCCAGTGACTGA